In Halobaculum magnesiiphilum, the following proteins share a genomic window:
- the pheA gene encoding prephenate dehydratase: MQAVTLGPAGTYSHRAARAVADDVAFRESVTAIVEAVAGGEYDRGVVPVENSIEGSVTESLDALTEADVAVVREIVTPIRHALLAQAETFEVVASHSQALAQCRDYLEREYPDARREAVASTARGVERAREDPSVAGIGHPANAASDDGGVDLRVLAEDIQDQSSNATRFLVVAGDDERTEAGGKTSVVVYPDANYPGLLLELLEAFADRDVNLSRIESRPSGERLGDYLFHIDFEAGLYEERAQAALGDVEELVGDGWVRVLGSYDTEHVVY, from the coding sequence ATGCAGGCAGTCACGCTCGGTCCCGCCGGTACGTACTCACACCGCGCCGCGCGGGCCGTCGCCGACGATGTCGCCTTCCGCGAGTCGGTCACCGCCATCGTCGAGGCGGTCGCCGGCGGGGAGTACGACCGCGGGGTCGTCCCCGTCGAGAACAGCATCGAGGGGAGCGTCACCGAGAGCCTCGACGCGCTCACCGAGGCGGACGTGGCGGTCGTCCGCGAGATCGTCACGCCGATCCGCCACGCGCTGCTCGCGCAGGCGGAGACGTTCGAGGTGGTCGCCTCCCACTCGCAGGCGCTCGCGCAGTGTCGCGACTACCTGGAGCGCGAGTATCCGGACGCGCGGCGGGAGGCCGTCGCCTCCACCGCCCGCGGCGTCGAGCGCGCCCGCGAGGACCCGTCGGTCGCCGGCATCGGCCACCCCGCCAACGCGGCGTCCGACGACGGCGGCGTGGACCTGCGGGTGCTGGCCGAGGACATCCAGGACCAGTCGTCGAACGCGACGCGCTTCCTCGTCGTCGCCGGCGACGACGAGCGGACCGAGGCCGGCGGCAAGACCTCGGTGGTCGTCTACCCCGACGCCAACTACCCGGGGCTGCTGCTGGAGCTGCTCGAGGCGTTCGCCGACCGCGACGTGAACCTCTCGCGCATCGAGTCGCGCCCGAGCGGCGAGCGGCTCGGCGACTACCTGTTCCACATCGACTTCGAGGCCGGCCTCTACGAGGAGCGTGCGCAGGCGGCGCTCGGCGATGTCGAGGAGCTCGTCGGCGACGGCTGGGTCCGCGTCCTCGGCTCGTACGACACCGAACACGTGGTGTACTGA
- the hisH gene encoding imidazole glycerol phosphate synthase subunit HisH: protein MNVTVIDYGVGNLRSLRRGLERAGADVTVSDDPGAIRDAEALVLPGVGAFRECVNNSEPFHDVLVEKAEDTPILGVCVGLQLMYEESTEGAPEGETVEGLGLIPGRVERLPDSVKVPHMGWNELTPERDHPITDGIEAGDYAYFVHSYCADVTDRTIASCEYGRRFAAVAANEAGNVIGTQFHPEKSGETGLQILSNFVDYAEAYHAGEVAAAE from the coding sequence ATGAACGTCACCGTCATCGACTACGGCGTTGGCAACCTCCGGAGCCTCCGCCGCGGACTCGAACGGGCCGGCGCGGACGTGACCGTCTCCGACGACCCCGGGGCGATCCGCGACGCGGAGGCGCTCGTGTTGCCGGGCGTCGGCGCGTTCCGGGAGTGCGTGAACAACTCCGAGCCGTTCCACGACGTGCTCGTCGAGAAAGCCGAGGACACGCCGATCCTCGGCGTCTGCGTCGGGCTCCAGCTCATGTACGAGGAGAGCACCGAGGGCGCACCGGAGGGCGAGACCGTCGAGGGGCTCGGCCTCATTCCGGGGCGCGTCGAGCGGCTCCCCGATTCCGTGAAGGTGCCGCACATGGGCTGGAACGAGCTGACGCCCGAGCGCGACCACCCGATCACGGACGGGATCGAGGCCGGCGACTACGCGTACTTCGTTCACTCCTACTGCGCGGACGTGACCGATCGAACCATCGCCTCCTGCGAGTACGGTCGGCGCTTCGCCGCCGTCGCCGCCAACGAGGCCGGAAACGTGATCGGCACGCAGTTCCACCCCGAGAAGAGCGGCGAGACCGGGCTGCAGATTCTGAGCAACTTCGTCGACTACGCGGAGGCGTACCACGCCGGCGAGGTCGCCGCCGCCGAGTGA
- a CDS encoding Hsp20/alpha crystallin family protein, with protein sequence MSNIAPFDEMNRMFDRMSRNVGRMDWGDLDAMRRSGIDVDIAEYDDEIVVMADLPGFDREHIDLTVRDDVLSIVAERELTRDDGDDGDTGAYLRRERRAESLRRSITLPAEVVEDDASATYSNGVLTVTLPKVHMDEEGDEGHHIEVNESD encoded by the coding sequence ATGAGTAACATCGCTCCCTTCGACGAGATGAACCGGATGTTCGACCGCATGTCCCGCAACGTCGGGCGGATGGACTGGGGTGACCTCGACGCGATGCGACGGTCGGGCATCGACGTCGACATCGCCGAGTACGACGACGAGATCGTCGTGATGGCGGACCTCCCCGGGTTCGACCGCGAGCACATCGACCTGACCGTCCGCGACGACGTGCTCTCGATCGTTGCCGAGCGGGAGTTGACCCGCGACGACGGCGACGACGGCGACACGGGCGCGTACCTCCGCCGCGAGCGCCGCGCCGAGTCGCTGCGCCGCTCGATCACCCTCCCCGCGGAGGTCGTCGAGGACGACGCGAGCGCGACCTACTCGAACGGCGTGCTCACCGTCACCCTGCCCAAGGTCCACATGGACGAGGAGGGCGACGAGGGACACCACATCGAAGTGAACGAGTCGGACTGA
- the leuS gene encoding leucine--tRNA ligase — MSEEGYDHAAVERRWQEAWAAADAYRTPDDAEDPTYVLGMFPYPSGKLHMGHVRNYTITDAYARYRRMQGEDVLHPMGWDSFGLPAENAAKERDSNPRDWTMDCIETMRGQMEAMGFGYDWEREITTCEPEYYRWNQWLFQQFHEEGLVERRAAEVNWCPSCETVLADEQVEGEEERCWRCDTLVEQRELDQWTLGITEYADELRSAIDDLEGWPDSVREMQRNWIGKQEGSRVEFDIGNHGPVEAFTTRLDTIYGATFFALAPDHPISEELAAEDDEVAHFIEEVADPDGDEPNGIETDLTATNPATGEEVPVFVADFVLSDVGTGALMGVPGHDERDHAFAERMGVDIVPVVAPEPEEGGDGDAEPEAPDVSEGAYTEDGVLVNSGEYDGLSSAEAREALTADIDSAEFHTQYRLRDWLISRQRYWGTPIPVIHCDDCGPVMVPEEDLPVELPEFVNTTGNPLDEAHEWKHTTCPDCGADAVRETDTMDTFVDSSWYFLRYVSPDLDEAPFDAERANDWMPVDQYVGGLEHAVMHLLYARFATKAIADMDMLEHREPFTNLLGQGMVQLEGEKMSKSKGNTVSPQRIVDEYGADTARLFMMQAARPDTAFDWSEEGVKSTHRFLGRLADTVRSFAGSDAGGVDAGGAGGDDDTDPAARYVRSEVDAAVAVATENFDDLGFDLATREAQQLVGTLRSYRAYVDEVHAPTFDRGLTVALKLLAPVAPHLTEELYAELTGDGEGMLVDADWPTAEVDTDEAEKRRQLVENTREDVRNIVDVAGIDDPERVDVVVAPEWKHEALAIAIDSDADNLVGELMQTPEIQRHGSAASDYAKDLQAEREALRPALAPDREHEALEAAAWLIEREFEAPVRVLSAEEADDAVANKAEPGRPAIDIAE, encoded by the coding sequence ATGTCCGAGGAGGGTTACGACCACGCGGCGGTCGAACGACGCTGGCAGGAGGCGTGGGCGGCGGCCGACGCCTACCGGACGCCGGACGACGCCGAGGACCCGACGTACGTGCTGGGGATGTTCCCGTACCCGTCGGGGAAGCTCCACATGGGCCACGTCCGCAACTACACCATCACGGACGCGTACGCCCGCTACCGGCGGATGCAGGGCGAGGACGTGCTCCACCCGATGGGGTGGGACTCCTTCGGGCTGCCCGCCGAGAACGCCGCCAAGGAGCGCGACTCGAACCCCCGCGACTGGACGATGGACTGCATCGAGACCATGCGCGGGCAGATGGAGGCGATGGGCTTCGGCTACGACTGGGAGCGGGAGATCACCACCTGCGAGCCGGAGTACTACCGCTGGAACCAGTGGCTGTTCCAGCAGTTCCACGAGGAGGGGCTGGTCGAGCGTCGCGCCGCCGAGGTCAACTGGTGTCCCTCCTGTGAGACGGTACTGGCCGACGAGCAGGTCGAGGGCGAGGAGGAACGCTGCTGGCGCTGTGACACGCTGGTCGAACAGCGCGAGCTGGACCAGTGGACGCTGGGCATCACCGAGTACGCCGACGAGCTGCGTTCGGCCATCGACGACCTGGAGGGGTGGCCCGACAGCGTCCGCGAGATGCAGCGCAACTGGATCGGCAAGCAGGAGGGCTCCCGCGTCGAGTTCGACATCGGGAACCACGGGCCGGTCGAGGCGTTCACCACCCGACTGGACACCATCTACGGCGCGACGTTCTTCGCGCTGGCCCCGGACCACCCCATCTCGGAGGAGCTGGCCGCCGAGGACGACGAGGTCGCCCACTTCATCGAGGAGGTGGCCGACCCCGACGGCGACGAGCCCAACGGGATCGAGACGGACCTGACCGCCACCAACCCCGCGACCGGCGAGGAGGTGCCCGTCTTCGTCGCCGACTTCGTCCTCTCGGACGTGGGCACGGGCGCGCTGATGGGCGTCCCCGGCCACGACGAGCGCGACCACGCGTTCGCCGAGCGCATGGGCGTCGACATCGTCCCCGTCGTCGCACCCGAGCCGGAGGAGGGCGGCGACGGCGACGCCGAGCCGGAGGCGCCGGACGTGAGCGAGGGCGCCTACACCGAGGACGGCGTGCTGGTCAACAGCGGCGAGTACGACGGTCTGTCCAGCGCCGAGGCGCGCGAGGCGCTGACGGCGGACATCGACTCGGCGGAGTTCCACACGCAGTACCGCCTGCGCGACTGGCTGATCTCCCGGCAGCGCTACTGGGGCACCCCGATCCCGGTGATCCACTGCGACGACTGCGGCCCCGTGATGGTCCCCGAGGAGGACCTGCCGGTCGAGCTGCCGGAGTTCGTCAACACGACGGGGAACCCGCTGGACGAGGCCCACGAGTGGAAACACACGACCTGTCCCGACTGCGGCGCCGACGCGGTGCGGGAGACGGACACGATGGACACGTTCGTCGACTCCTCGTGGTACTTCCTGCGCTACGTCTCGCCGGACCTAGACGAGGCGCCGTTCGACGCCGAGCGCGCGAACGACTGGATGCCCGTCGACCAGTACGTCGGCGGGCTGGAGCACGCGGTGATGCACCTGCTGTACGCGCGCTTCGCCACGAAGGCCATCGCGGACATGGACATGCTGGAGCACCGGGAGCCGTTCACGAACCTGCTGGGGCAGGGGATGGTGCAGCTGGAGGGCGAGAAGATGTCCAAGTCGAAGGGCAACACCGTCTCCCCGCAGCGCATCGTCGACGAGTACGGCGCGGACACCGCGCGGCTGTTCATGATGCAGGCCGCCCGCCCGGACACGGCGTTCGACTGGTCCGAGGAGGGCGTCAAGTCGACCCACCGGTTCCTGGGTCGGCTGGCCGACACCGTGCGGTCGTTCGCCGGGAGCGACGCAGGCGGCGTCGACGCGGGCGGCGCCGGCGGGGACGACGACACCGATCCGGCCGCGCGGTACGTCCGCTCGGAGGTCGACGCCGCGGTCGCCGTCGCCACCGAGAACTTCGACGATCTGGGCTTCGACCTGGCGACGCGGGAGGCCCAGCAGTTGGTCGGCACGCTTCGCAGCTACCGCGCGTACGTCGACGAGGTGCACGCCCCCACCTTCGATCGGGGATTGACGGTCGCGCTGAAGCTGCTGGCGCCGGTCGCGCCGCACCTGACCGAGGAGCTGTACGCGGAGCTGACCGGCGACGGGGAGGGGATGCTGGTCGACGCCGACTGGCCGACCGCCGAGGTCGACACCGACGAGGCCGAAAAGCGCCGCCAGCTGGTCGAGAACACCCGCGAGGACGTCCGCAACATCGTCGACGTGGCGGGGATCGACGACCCCGAGCGGGTCGACGTGGTCGTCGCCCCCGAGTGGAAACACGAGGCGCTGGCGATCGCGATCGACAGCGACGCCGACAACCTGGTCGGCGAACTGATGCAGACGCCCGAGATCCAGCGGCACGGCTCCGCCGCGTCCGACTACGCGAAGGACCTGCAGGCCGAGCGCGAGGCGCTGCGTCCCGCGCTGGCACCCGACCGCGAGCACGAGGCGCTGGAGGCCGCCGCGTGGCTGATCGAGCGCGAGTTCGAGGCGCCGGTTAGAGTGCTGTCGGCCGAGGAAGCCGACGACGCGGTCGCGAACAAGGCCGAGCCGGGTCGTCCCGCGATCGACATCGCGGAGTAG
- a CDS encoding ATP-binding protein has translation MPDRDAPIAPTVDGFELPVTGVLTGRGAVFGKSGSGKSNTVTVILEELLERDLGCLVVDSDGEYFGLKESYEVVRAGDTDDCDVRVGPGDAEALARLALDESVPVVLDLSGYLDADVVDALVEETLKHLFHLENERKQPFLVVLEEAHEYVPQSGRSDDLAETVIRVAKRGRKRGLGMLAVSQRPAAVDKDFITQCNWLVWHRLTWNNDVEVVRKHLDASYANRIESLDAGEAFVVGDWADGVHEVRFRRKETYDAGATPGFESTDPPELRPLPPGLLDGIGGDADPERSGAGTDPGSDTDAGTDTVTPETDDSGATTRTGGTRDADAGDTGRSGSRTTSERDDIVWEAGQLVTYLIRVGYRGFRTALRRLSATTARTTRRVGTATAAGLRSDDDRRVSTDPQVVVLLLLVVLAIVVGVWLV, from the coding sequence ATGCCGGACCGTGACGCGCCGATCGCGCCCACAGTCGACGGGTTCGAGCTCCCCGTCACCGGGGTGTTGACCGGCCGCGGGGCGGTGTTCGGGAAGAGCGGGTCCGGAAAGAGCAACACCGTCACCGTGATCCTGGAGGAGCTGCTCGAGCGCGACCTCGGCTGTCTGGTCGTCGACTCCGACGGGGAGTACTTCGGCCTCAAGGAGTCGTACGAGGTCGTTCGCGCCGGCGACACCGACGACTGCGACGTTCGCGTCGGCCCGGGGGACGCGGAAGCGCTCGCCCGGCTCGCGCTGGACGAGTCGGTTCCGGTCGTTCTGGACCTCTCGGGGTACCTCGACGCCGACGTCGTCGATGCCCTCGTGGAGGAGACCCTGAAGCACCTCTTTCACCTGGAAAACGAGCGGAAACAGCCCTTCCTGGTGGTGCTGGAGGAGGCCCACGAGTACGTCCCGCAGTCGGGACGCTCCGACGACCTCGCGGAGACGGTCATCCGGGTGGCGAAGCGCGGTCGCAAGCGCGGTCTGGGAATGCTCGCGGTGAGTCAGCGACCCGCGGCCGTGGACAAGGACTTCATCACCCAGTGCAACTGGCTCGTCTGGCACCGCCTCACCTGGAACAACGACGTGGAGGTCGTGCGCAAGCACCTCGACGCGTCGTACGCGAACCGCATCGAGTCGCTCGACGCCGGCGAGGCGTTCGTCGTCGGCGACTGGGCCGACGGGGTCCACGAGGTCCGGTTCCGCCGCAAGGAGACGTACGACGCCGGGGCGACCCCGGGGTTCGAGTCGACCGACCCGCCGGAGTTGCGACCCCTCCCGCCGGGACTCCTCGACGGGATCGGCGGCGACGCCGACCCGGAGCGGTCCGGGGCGGGAACCGATCCCGGATCGGACACGGACGCGGGCACGGACACGGTCACACCCGAGACGGACGACTCGGGGGCGACCACCCGGACTGGCGGCACCCGGGACGCTGACGCGGGCGACACCGGCCGTTCCGGATCGAGAACGACGAGCGAGCGGGACGACATCGTTTGGGAGGCCGGGCAGCTGGTGACCTACCTCATTCGAGTCGGCTATCGCGGCTTCCGGACGGCGCTTCGACGGCTGTCGGCGACGACGGCGCGGACGACGCGCCGCGTCGGCACCGCCACGGCCGCCGGTCTCCGGTCCGACGACGACCGTCGAGTGTCGACCGACCCCCAGGTGGTCGTCCTCCTGCTGCTCGTCGTGTTGGCGATCGTCGTGGGCGTCTGGCTCGTCTGA
- a CDS encoding DUF7535 family protein — MSTDIDTVKEPAEGEDPGLVTKVYRTVTPGYTSHEDDEMNTIGWAVFLGMLVLLFPLLPFILVVWGVTKVIEVITGDADTGE, encoded by the coding sequence ATGAGCACGGACATCGACACCGTGAAGGAGCCCGCGGAGGGAGAGGACCCCGGGCTGGTCACGAAGGTCTACCGGACTGTGACGCCCGGGTACACTTCTCACGAGGACGACGAAATGAACACGATCGGCTGGGCGGTGTTCCTCGGGATGCTGGTGTTGCTGTTCCCGCTGTTGCCGTTTATTCTGGTCGTCTGGGGCGTGACGAAGGTGATCGAGGTGATCACCGGCGACGCGGACACTGGGGAGTAA
- a CDS encoding ornithine cyclodeaminase family protein produces the protein MKTLLLNSDDVHENAAMEELVPAIEKAFAAYQRGDAQMPPKSYIDLPTYNGDFRSMPAYLDAGEWDAAGVKWVNVHTDNEEQYDLPTVMGTMIYSDPKNAFPLAILDGTELTMKRTGAAAAVATDHLAVADASSLGIVGAGAQSYTQLEAIAAVRDIEEVVISDLSEERVARFMDAFEDRFDVRAGSVEEAAACDVLSTVTPVEDPIVSREAVGDHTHINAMGADAEGKHELADEVLLDAKLVIDDYEQTTHSGEINVPYAAGVLGDDDIYGQIGEIVVGEKDGRTDADGITVFDSTGLAIQDVAAAHVVYEHANERDNGYAFDLLGLAE, from the coding sequence ATGAAGACGCTGCTGCTCAACAGCGACGACGTGCACGAGAACGCCGCGATGGAGGAACTCGTGCCGGCCATCGAGAAGGCGTTCGCCGCCTACCAGCGCGGGGACGCCCAGATGCCCCCCAAGAGCTACATCGACCTCCCGACGTACAACGGCGACTTCCGGTCGATGCCCGCCTACCTCGATGCCGGCGAGTGGGACGCGGCGGGCGTGAAGTGGGTCAACGTCCACACCGACAACGAGGAGCAGTACGACCTCCCGACGGTGATGGGGACGATGATCTACTCGGATCCGAAAAACGCCTTCCCGCTGGCGATCCTCGACGGCACGGAGCTGACGATGAAGCGCACGGGCGCCGCGGCCGCCGTCGCCACCGACCACCTCGCGGTCGCTGACGCCTCCTCGCTGGGCATCGTCGGCGCGGGCGCGCAGTCGTACACCCAACTGGAGGCCATCGCCGCCGTCCGCGACATCGAGGAGGTCGTCATCTCCGACCTCTCGGAGGAACGGGTCGCCCGCTTCATGGACGCGTTCGAGGACCGCTTCGACGTGCGCGCCGGCTCCGTCGAGGAGGCCGCCGCCTGCGACGTGCTCTCGACGGTGACGCCCGTCGAGGATCCCATCGTTTCGCGCGAGGCCGTCGGCGACCACACCCACATCAACGCGATGGGCGCCGACGCCGAGGGGAAACACGAACTCGCCGACGAGGTGCTGTTGGACGCGAAGCTCGTCATCGACGACTACGAGCAGACCACCCACTCGGGGGAGATCAACGTCCCCTACGCGGCGGGCGTCCTCGGCGACGACGACATCTACGGCCAGATCGGCGAGATCGTCGTGGGGGAGAAGGACGGCCGTACCGACGCCGACGGGATCACCGTCTTCGACTCGACGGGCCTCGCGATCCAGGACGTCGCGGCGGCTCACGTCGTCTACGAGCACGCGAACGAGCGCGACAACGGCTACGCGTTCGACCTGCTCGGGCTGGCGGAGTAG
- the thsB gene encoding thermosome subunit beta, with protein sequence MIIMGEDSQRVKDKDAQEYNISAARAVAEAVRSTLGPKGMDKMLVDSMGDVTITNDGVTILQTMDIDNPTAEMIVEVAETQEDEAGDGTTTAVAIAGELLKNAEDLLEQEIHPTAIIKGFHLASEQARAEVDDIATAVDPDDEDLITKVAETSMTGKGAELEKEVLADLVYRAVEQVTIEADDGSHVVDLENVAMETQTGRSAGESELLQGAVVDKDPLHDDMPSEVEDANVLLLNDPIEVEEADVDTQVSIDSPDQLQQFLDQEEDQLKQKVQQIKETGANVVFCQKGVDDLAQHYLAKEGILAARRVKKSDLGFLKNILGGNIVSDLDSATADDLGHGSVSRDDADELFYVEGGADAHGVTLLLRGSTDHVVDELERGVQDALDVVSTAVSDGRIVAGGGAIEVELASRLRDFADSVEGREQLAVEAFADSLELVPRVLAENAGLDSIDTLVDLRAAHEAGDETAGLNVFSSEIEDTFDAGVVETAHAKEQALSSATEAANLVLKIDDIIAAGDLSTGGNDDEEGGAPGGGMGGMGGMGGMGGAM encoded by the coding sequence ATGATCATCATGGGTGAAGACTCCCAGCGGGTGAAGGACAAGGACGCGCAGGAATACAACATCTCCGCGGCGCGTGCCGTAGCCGAGGCCGTTCGTTCGACGCTCGGCCCGAAGGGGATGGACAAGATGCTCGTCGACTCGATGGGCGACGTGACCATCACGAACGACGGGGTCACCATCCTCCAGACGATGGACATCGACAACCCGACGGCCGAGATGATCGTCGAGGTCGCCGAGACCCAGGAGGACGAGGCCGGCGACGGGACGACGACGGCCGTCGCCATCGCGGGCGAACTCCTCAAGAACGCCGAGGACCTCCTCGAACAGGAGATCCACCCCACGGCGATCATCAAGGGCTTCCACCTCGCCAGCGAGCAGGCTCGCGCCGAGGTCGACGACATCGCGACCGCGGTCGACCCCGACGACGAGGATCTGATCACGAAGGTCGCCGAGACCTCCATGACCGGCAAGGGCGCGGAGCTGGAGAAGGAGGTCCTCGCGGACCTCGTCTACCGCGCGGTCGAGCAGGTCACCATCGAGGCCGACGACGGCTCCCACGTCGTCGACCTGGAGAACGTCGCGATGGAGACCCAGACCGGCCGCTCGGCCGGCGAGTCCGAGCTCCTGCAGGGTGCGGTCGTCGACAAGGACCCGCTCCACGACGACATGCCCTCGGAAGTCGAGGACGCGAACGTCCTCCTGCTCAACGACCCGATCGAGGTCGAGGAGGCCGACGTGGACACGCAGGTGTCCATCGACTCGCCCGACCAGCTCCAGCAGTTCCTCGACCAGGAGGAGGACCAGCTCAAACAGAAGGTCCAGCAGATCAAGGAGACGGGCGCGAACGTCGTCTTCTGTCAGAAGGGCGTCGACGACCTCGCCCAGCACTACCTCGCGAAGGAGGGAATCCTCGCGGCCCGCCGCGTGAAGAAGTCCGACCTGGGCTTCCTCAAGAACATCCTCGGCGGCAACATCGTCTCGGATCTGGACTCCGCGACCGCCGACGACCTCGGCCACGGCTCGGTGTCGCGTGACGACGCCGACGAGCTGTTCTACGTCGAGGGCGGCGCGGACGCCCACGGCGTCACGCTGCTGCTGCGCGGCTCGACCGACCACGTCGTCGACGAGCTGGAGCGCGGCGTCCAGGACGCCCTCGACGTCGTCTCCACGGCCGTCTCCGACGGCCGCATCGTCGCAGGCGGCGGCGCCATCGAGGTCGAGCTGGCCTCGCGCCTCCGCGACTTCGCCGACTCCGTCGAGGGTCGCGAGCAGCTCGCCGTCGAGGCGTTCGCCGACTCGCTGGAGCTCGTCCCGCGCGTCCTCGCCGAGAACGCCGGGCTCGACTCCATCGACACGCTGGTCGACCTGCGCGCCGCGCACGAGGCGGGCGACGAGACCGCCGGCCTGAACGTATTCTCCAGCGAGATCGAGGACACCTTCGACGCCGGTGTCGTCGAGACGGCCCACGCCAAGGAGCAGGCACTCTCCAGCGCCACCGAGGCCGCGAACCTCGTCCTCAAGATCGACGACATCATCGCCGCGGGCGACCTGTCCACCGGCGGCAACGACGACGAAGAGGGCGGCGCGCCCGGCGGCGGCATGGGCGGCATGGGCGGCATGGGCGGCATGGGCGGCGCGATGTGA
- a CDS encoding DUF7383 domain-containing protein: MTERATYATVYLGAQLSPTDSELDLDWADGAGDRTDDHEFQVPTDDPREAYLEIQAFDVAEYGHEVLVNGEPLSGFDIPPNEGWQLWTDTVTGVDLREGTNTLAVSRDTDTDDAFAVGTVRVHWKEPVDAADDSI; this comes from the coding sequence ATGACCGAACGCGCGACGTACGCCACCGTCTATCTCGGCGCACAGCTCTCGCCGACGGACTCGGAGCTGGATCTCGACTGGGCCGACGGCGCCGGCGACCGGACCGACGACCACGAGTTTCAGGTGCCGACCGATGATCCCCGCGAGGCGTACCTCGAGATCCAGGCGTTCGACGTCGCGGAGTACGGCCACGAGGTGCTCGTGAACGGGGAGCCGCTGTCCGGGTTCGACATCCCACCGAACGAGGGGTGGCAGCTGTGGACCGACACCGTGACCGGCGTCGACCTCCGCGAGGGAACGAACACGCTCGCGGTCTCGCGCGACACCGACACCGACGACGCGTTCGCCGTCGGGACGGTCCGCGTCCACTGGAAGGAACCCGTCGACGCCGCCGACGACAGTATATAA
- a CDS encoding IS6 family transposase, with protein MLEIARLNGGSDCFELDFLEREATPEPAMKLGIRLHLAGLSLSDTVSILDRLGVKRCRTTVHNWVQKADLQPLDGANPDHVAVDETVIQLNDEHFWLYAAVDPNTNRLLHVKLSPTRNQAITEMFLAELRDKHLVDNAVFLVDSAPWLQAALHRHSLEYRYEKHGTRNSVERVFRELKRRTNQFSNCFSHAEAETAENWLQAFAFAWNQLI; from the coding sequence ATGCTCGAAATCGCCCGCCTCAACGGAGGTAGCGACTGCTTCGAGTTAGATTTTCTGGAGCGAGAGGCGACACCCGAGCCCGCGATGAAGCTCGGTATCCGACTCCATCTGGCTGGACTATCACTTTCGGATACCGTTTCGATTCTCGATAGGTTGGGTGTCAAGCGCTGTCGGACGACCGTCCATAACTGGGTGCAGAAGGCCGATCTACAGCCCCTCGATGGTGCGAACCCGGATCACGTCGCAGTTGACGAGACCGTGATCCAACTCAACGACGAACACTTCTGGCTGTACGCTGCTGTCGATCCCAACACGAACCGATTGCTGCACGTCAAGCTCTCTCCGACGAGAAATCAAGCGATCACCGAGATGTTCCTCGCCGAACTCCGCGACAAACATCTCGTCGATAACGCGGTCTTTCTCGTCGATTCTGCACCGTGGCTGCAAGCAGCTCTCCACCGCCACAGCCTCGAGTACAGGTACGAGAAACACGGTACTCGGAACAGCGTCGAACGTGTCTTTCGAGAACTAAAACGCCGAACCAACCAGTTCTCAAACTGTTTCAGCCACGCCGAAGCAGAGACTGCCGAAAATTGGCTTCAAGCGTTCGCCTTCGCATGGAATCAGCTTATCTGA